aattCTGTTTATCTAAGGTATCATGAACTATTATAAAACAAATAATACTTCAGCTCTTAAATAGTATCatatatttaactctcaaaatttTTAAATACTCGTTCAAAAaacataaatatagaattttcatcaacaacaTAAACACTCATTCAAAAAACCTAAAAATACAATCGTAAAAGTAAAACTAATGCATGACTATCAAAatcaaaaccagaaattaaatcataaaataaaACCCAGAAAGTTAATGCAATGTACCTGTGATTAAATCGTAATGTGAGAACAACGACGACTAgcagttgaaaaatcaaaacaacaacgaaaaccgTTTGATTTCAGAGACGAACAAGTCAAAAAACGCGAATAACAGGAGTGAGAGACAGAAACAGTAGAGGACTAGCGTATACTTGGAGAGAAAGTAGTCTTTTAATAAAGAAGGGCAAAATAGTCTTTTCAAATGGCTTTTAACAAAAAAACGGATACGGGTGCAAACAAAAAGACAAAACGGCTACAGGTTAAAACGGGGAGTCCAAATAGGACGCCCCGCGAAATTTTTACGAAGCATCGAGGGAACACTCGTAACGTTTGGTCTAACAAAGTTTGTGGGTTAGCCACACCAACCAAGGGCCCAAGTTCTTCTTTTAGGCCGCCCACAAAGCATTCAATGAAATAGGCCTCATCTAAATGGGGCCTAGCTCGTAAGACATGGCAGCGTAGATCCTCGAACTTCTTTTGGAAACTGTCCACATCAGCCCATTGTTGCAATCGGTTGAACTCTGTGATTTATTAATGGCCTTGGATTGACCATAATGTTCACAAATATCAACACAAAATTGGGGCCAAGTAACATAACCTCCATGGTCTATCATATAAGAATCGTACCAGTTATCAATGGCCTCCCTGGTATTGATGGCCACATATGTCATTTTTTCGACCTCAGGGACACGGTACAGGTTGAAATAATGATCACAACGCCGAATCCAAGCTCGAGGATTATTACCATCAAATTCTGGGAAAGGCAACTTACCTTTTGGCATGCGCAACCCCTGTTGCTGACGATGGGGTTACCTGTGTTAACGTAGCTCGAGGAGCTCCATGAACAGATGACTGTCCCGACTCCAAATACGTACCTTCTTGAGCTAGCGCCATGTTAGACTGTATATCCTGCCGGAAAGCTTCCCTCCGATGAATATCCACAACCAACGATTCCAAACGTTGGTCTGCAATTTCTCGTTTCTTCTGCAACTCCTCCAAGTCCTCAATCCTCGTTGTTATGAAAGCTTGGATCTGTGTTTCGAGGTTGGAAGCACCACCCCCGTCGTCGGAGTGTCGGGTCTTATCCACCATGGTTGCCCAAGATGGATGCTCTGTTACCAAAATGTAGCGTGTTGAGCTACAACAGTTGGATTTAAGGCAGCTCGTgaacaaagaaaggaaaagaatgaACAAAAGCTAAGCAAAACAGTAATTtggattcataaaatctgattgCCGATTACAATGCATAGAAACATAATATAATGATAAAGGCACAGTTGTACTGGCCATTGGTACCTAATGGACAGGTGTCCTTGATTCATTAGACTGTGTACTATAGACTAAATTGTAATATTCCTAAACTAGGAGGCTATAACATAAGGACTGATAAACAATTATAATTAACTAAGGGGCCCCTCTCAATTCCTTCTTGATCTCTAATTCAAATTGTGTCTCACTAATTCGTGACACACTTAtataaatctttttattttatgtCCTATTTTTCATAAAGTATACttcctctgttccagtttatgtgaacttatttcctttttggtccattccaaaaagaatgaaccctttctaaatttggtaacaatttagcttaaagttacaattctaccattaatgagaagcttttataaccacacaaatactctgggccccatttggacttgtttaggaccacaaattccaaaagtcttcatttttttcttaaactccgtgtccagtcaaagaggttcacataaattggaacagagggagtatataATTCTCCAAGAAAAGTATCGTTAGAAATTTACGTGAGACATAGCTAGAATCCCCTAGACAAGTTAAACTTTCTAATTTTAGattgatttttgttttcttccCTATTGCATAATACCAGACGGCTGATTACACAAAGCATCAAAGCAAGGTATTATTGCGTCTCAATACAATTTACACATCAAAAAGTTGTTTCTTTAACTTTTGTTTATGGACTTTCCTGTAATTGTTTGTTCAGAAAAGGGATAAAATTCTTTACATGCCAATTGCACCATGACAAAAACATAGGTAGGTATAGTCAGTGTAAAGCATAGTTTAATGGATTGTGGAGTCTATCTCAAAATTAACTTTTGGACGGGATTAATATGTAAGCATATGAATCATTGCGGATCTCTTTCAACCAAAGGTTACATAATTAATTAGATTAATAAACTAGGCAAATCTTGACCATGCATGTAATTGGGCTTAATTAGTAATGCGTGAAAGAGACCCCGAGTGAAGGACAACGAATAGAGACGAATGGTTGGTCTCGAATCTTAatagtaattaattaattttatataAGCAGAAAAATGACGATGCattctataattgtaaaattagTTTTTCACTGACGTACACTGGAGAACTAACTACTACAAATTTGGCCGAACACCATACTTATTTTAAACAAAGTCTAGCAAGTGTTCCCAAAAGCAACGCTTTTGTAAGGGTGACCTTTTATTGTAAAGTGTATTGTTGACGTTAATACGTTACGAGAAGTGTTGCATGCCTTAAGCCTTGCGCTCCCGTTTGGatatagattttttttttctcataAAAATTAAAAACATCAAATTTGATcacttttataaaaaaaatttgaagaaaaattttCAAGCTTCAAAAACTGGTTTGAGCCAGTTTTTGGGTGAAAATCTTTTTTCCGCTTACGAAACTTCAACAAATAAAATTTATGTTTGGACACAATTTCAACTTccgaaaattattttttaacacaactttaaaaactttttttttaagttttaatcaactCTATGTCCAAACGCCGGCTAAAAATGTGGCCTTTGAACAAAGTTTACTCTTTCTAATAGTTTCAGTCACGTTTTATCAAGTGTGGTTAAAGTCCTACTATCTCCCACTGAAGAACAACACTGTCTTTATTTGGTGGCTGTACTGAAGATTCCAGAAAGAGAATAATACAGCTGAAAGCTGTCAAGAACTACATGTAATAAGCATATATCATTCTTGTACTGCACCATTTGGCTACtttgcccaagtccaaaaattagCTTTTCGACCTATTCACCTGCTCCATATTATTAATTGAGAGTGGCATAATGCACCCTTTCAAATATTAATGTCCTCATCTTGAACGTTGGTTGCAAGAAATTCATCATGAATATTTCATCTCCAGCAATAAAACCAGACGTTACCTTGTCCCTTACTTTATCGTCTTCCACCAGCAGTACCACTACCACTACTGATGCTTCTACGGATGCCTTAAACCCCAAAGAACGAGGCGTCAAACTAATCCAACTACTGCTCACTTGCGCTAATCATGCTTCTACCGGTAATCTCCACCACGCCGACGCGTGCCTGTCCCAAATTCTCCAACTTGCATCGATCACCGGTGATTCCATGCAGCGCCTAGCCGCCTGGTTCGCCTCGTCCTTAGCCATCCGTCTTGTCAAGCGCTGGCCTGGCATCTACAAGGCCTTAAATCATGGAGTACCGGTAATACTTGAATTGAGAAAATAAAGTACCGGCAATTACCCTGTTCTTACATTTTTTTTACGTGGTACTATACCTATTTTTGAGTTGAGAAAGCAGATTTTTTTTACTAAGGTTttcttttaaatatatttttgatGTATTGAATATTGTGACTTATATTAATGTGAGCCTATTACTATTTGGGAAGTCAAACAAGGTTTTCTTTGACCAAGATTTTTGTAAattttcttaatatttaaaaTTGTTAACTATTGTGACTTATAATACTTTATATGTAGTTtctaaatatataaattatattttaaaatttttaattgAAAATATTGTGTCCGAATTCACACAAAAAATAATCAATTTGACTATTATGCTCCGaaaaggttcacataaattgaacggagggagtattactTTTTATATAGTTTCTAAATATGTTAATTTTATTTCAAGAAGCTTAAAGAACATATGTCCATATTCAAATCAGAAGTTAAATAGTTTGACCCTCGTACTAATATATAAAATGGAACACAGGGATAACTTATTATAATTGAATAATTACTGTTAAAAGTGATCCATTTTTGTTGTAGGTACCTAGTAGAATTGTCGATCTCGATCAGTCTCGAATCATCTTTGCTAAAGCCTTCCCATATTTGGGCCTTGCATATGCAGTAATTAACAGGGTATTGATCCAAGCCATGTCTGAGGATCGTATAATCCATATTGTCGATTTGGGTTCTGGAGACACAAAATTGTGGATACCTTTCCTAAAAAATATTGTTAATTTACCAAATGAAACTCCCAATTTGAAGATTACTTGTGTGAACAATAACAAGGCCATGTTAGAAGAAATGGCATCAAGGATTAAAAAAGAAGCTAAAGCCTTAGACATTTCCTTTCAATTCAATTCTTTGAATGTTGATCTCAGGGAGCTAACATTAGATATGCTCAAGGTAAAAGCAGGTGAGTCATTAGCATTCGTATCAGTACTAAATCTCCACGTCTTATTGGTTGAAGACGATCGTATCAATTCACAGTTCAACCTaaacaagaacaacaacaataataacgtCAAAGATTGCAAAAGAATGAGTGAATTTTTAACAATGTTGCATTCCTTGTCACCAAAAGTGTTGATCCTAGTGGAACAAGAAGCTGACCACAATTTGAGCAAACTAGTGGATAGGTTTGTGGAAGGATTGCATTATTATAGTGCATTATTTGATTCAATTGATACCACATTTAAAGGGTCTAATTGTTCATTGTGTGAAGAGAGGGTAGCAGTGGAACAAATGCTAGGGAAGGAAATAGAAAATATGGTGGCATGTGAAGGATTGGAAAGGGAGGAAAGGCATGAAAGATTTGGGAAGTGGATTGTGAGATTGACACGTGGAGGATTTAGACCCGTGCGATTATGGTACGATATTATGGAAGATGCCAAGAGATTGGTAGAAG
This genomic stretch from Nicotiana sylvestris chromosome 9, ASM39365v2, whole genome shotgun sequence harbors:
- the LOC138868103 gene encoding uncharacterized protein; translated protein: MVDKTRHSDDGGGASNLETQIQAFITTRIEDLEELQKKREIADQRLESLVVDIHRREAFRQDIQSNMALAQEGTYLESGQSSVHGAPRATLTQVTPSSATGVAHAKRWLPKHLKILMQLK
- the LOC104212174 gene encoding scarecrow-like protein 3; translation: MNISSPAIKPDVTLSLTLSSSTSSTTTTTDASTDALNPKERGVKLIQLLLTCANHASTGNLHHADACLSQILQLASITGDSMQRLAAWFASSLAIRLVKRWPGIYKALNHGVPVPSRIVDLDQSRIIFAKAFPYLGLAYAVINRVLIQAMSEDRIIHIVDLGSGDTKLWIPFLKNIVNLPNETPNLKITCVNNNKAMLEEMASRIKKEAKALDISFQFNSLNVDLRELTLDMLKVKAGESLAFVSVLNLHVLLVEDDRINSQFNLNKNNNNNNVKDCKRMSEFLTMLHSLSPKVLILVEQEADHNLSKLVDRFVEGLHYYSALFDSIDTTFKGSNCSLCEERVAVEQMLGKEIENMVACEGLEREERHERFGKWIVRLTRGGFRPVRLWYDIMEDAKRLVEAYGGDGYKIISQKGSLMICWHDRPIYSVSAWNCAFIN